The Lujinxingia litoralis genome has a window encoding:
- a CDS encoding CdaR family protein: MSSLTLRNILRRIFVHNFSMKFIAAVLTLALYIWVSEDRETVVASFAPVRIVVPDNLVLVSDPLDRVKVTIRGRWSDVNRFDPSQLEPIRLDLTRADSDSIVTITPNMVRVPPGLRVVALEPSSMYVELERESQRVVPIIPQTTGEPQANYVVEGIRVNPARVAIRGPQSRLERINSVQTEPVDVSNRNESFDRNIQLRVEDGLVRVDYDRRIRVNVEIGSELDTRTLEDIPVTGVNTSLQVDISPATTSVTVRGPRALVNRLNADVVRAEIDLSDEDRRPPGTFSKEVQIQNLPQDVEQVQVYPDRFRVVTSER, translated from the coding sequence GTGAGCTCGCTGACCCTGCGCAACATCCTGCGTCGCATCTTCGTGCACAACTTCTCGATGAAGTTCATCGCCGCGGTGCTGACGCTCGCGCTCTACATCTGGGTCAGTGAGGACCGCGAGACGGTGGTCGCCAGCTTCGCCCCGGTACGCATCGTGGTGCCCGACAACCTGGTGCTGGTCTCCGACCCGCTCGACCGGGTCAAAGTAACAATCCGAGGCCGGTGGTCCGACGTCAATCGATTCGATCCCAGCCAACTCGAGCCCATCCGCCTCGATCTCACCCGCGCCGACAGTGATTCCATCGTCACCATCACCCCCAACATGGTGAGGGTGCCCCCGGGGCTGCGCGTAGTCGCGCTGGAACCAAGCTCGATGTACGTGGAATTGGAGCGCGAATCGCAACGCGTGGTGCCGATCATCCCGCAGACCACCGGCGAGCCCCAGGCCAACTACGTCGTCGAGGGCATCCGCGTGAACCCGGCCCGCGTGGCCATCCGCGGGCCTCAATCACGGCTGGAACGCATCAACTCCGTGCAGACCGAGCCGGTCGACGTCAGCAATCGCAATGAGTCCTTTGACCGCAACATCCAACTGCGCGTGGAGGACGGCCTGGTGCGCGTCGACTACGACCGCCGCATCCGGGTCAACGTCGAAATCGGCTCGGAGCTCGACACCCGCACCCTGGAAGATATCCCGGTCACCGGCGTCAATACCTCGTTGCAGGTGGACATCTCCCCGGCAACGACCTCGGTGACCGTGCGCGGCCCCCGAGCGCTGGTCAACCGCCTCAACGCCGATGTGGTACGGGCCGAGATCGACCTGAGCGACGAAGATCGCCGCCCCCCGGGCACCTTCTCCAAAGAAGTGCAGATCCAGAACCTTCCTCAAGACGTCGAACAGGTCCAGGTCTATCCCGACCGCTTCCGAGTCGTGACCTCCGAGCGCTGA
- a CDS encoding pyridoxine 5'-phosphate synthase has translation MNPTHRRPRLGVNVDHVATIRQARGTTYPDPVSAAALAELAGADQITIHLREDRRHIQDRDVRVMRQTVQTRLNLEMAATEEMLEIALEVRPDMITLVPERREEQTTEGGLAVAGHEDTLGPYLERLRASGAYLSLFIDPEQAQIEASAKLGVEIVELHTGDYCEAAAEFTNKQVPSAFDRNTEWRRLRDAAQLAASLGLTVAAGHGLDTKNVLAVAAIPEFEEFNIGHSIVARAIYVGFERAVAEMIDALAEGRSLAE, from the coding sequence ATGAATCCCACTCATCGTCGCCCCCGTCTGGGCGTCAACGTTGACCACGTCGCCACCATTCGACAGGCCCGTGGCACAACCTATCCCGATCCCGTCAGCGCGGCGGCCCTGGCCGAGCTGGCCGGAGCCGACCAGATCACCATTCACCTGCGCGAAGATCGCCGCCACATCCAGGACCGCGACGTGCGGGTGATGCGCCAGACGGTGCAAACGCGCCTCAACTTGGAGATGGCGGCCACCGAAGAGATGCTTGAGATCGCGCTCGAAGTCCGCCCGGACATGATCACCCTGGTGCCGGAACGTCGGGAAGAACAGACCACCGAGGGCGGGCTCGCCGTCGCGGGCCACGAAGACACCCTGGGCCCCTACCTGGAACGGCTGCGCGCGTCGGGCGCGTACTTAAGCCTGTTTATCGATCCGGAGCAGGCACAGATCGAAGCCAGCGCGAAGCTCGGCGTCGAGATCGTGGAGCTGCACACCGGGGACTACTGTGAGGCCGCCGCCGAGTTCACCAACAAACAGGTGCCCTCGGCGTTCGATCGCAACACCGAGTGGCGCCGCCTGCGCGATGCCGCCCAACTGGCCGCGTCCCTGGGGCTGACCGTCGCTGCCGGACACGGCCTCGACACCAAGAACGTGCTCGCCGTGGCGGCGATCCCGGAGTTCGAGGAGTTTAATATCGGTCATAGCATCGTGGCGCGCGCGATTTATGTAGGATTTGAGCGCGCGGTCGCCGAGATGATCGACGCCCTGGCCGAAGGCCGTTCGCTGGCCGAGTAA
- the glmM gene encoding phosphoglucosamine mutase produces the protein MTTRQLFGTDGIRGVANQYPMTADLAVRLGQAIARHFKCTAGERPFGHRTRIVIGKDTRISGYMFESGLAAGITSMGADVQLVGPLPTPGISFLTTGMRADAGIVISASHNAYQDNGIKIFASDGFKLPDQVELAIEDLVLGEDNLQPNTDRIGKASRIDDATGRYIVFLKNTFPRDLTLDGLRVVVDCANGAAYKVAPAVLRELGAEVFTLGVDPDGYNINQDCGSLHPHNTARRVRETRADVGITLDGDADRLILIDENGDIVDGDGILALCAIHLHEQGKLADNTLVTTVMSNVGLEVALQKRGIRLVRTAVGDRYVVEEMRKGGYTLGGEQSGHMVFLEHSTTGDGMLAALQVLAIMQRHRTSLSKLARVMTPFPQVLLNLEVSEKPPLEELEAFQKMVRQVESELAGEGRVLARYSGTESKARIMVEGPDPARVRTYAEELQKTLRQLIGA, from the coding sequence ATGACTACCCGACAGCTTTTTGGAACCGACGGCATCCGAGGCGTTGCCAATCAATACCCGATGACCGCCGATCTGGCTGTTCGCCTGGGACAGGCCATCGCCCGTCACTTTAAGTGCACCGCTGGCGAGCGCCCCTTCGGCCACCGCACACGCATTGTCATCGGCAAAGACACCCGCATCTCGGGATACATGTTTGAGTCGGGTCTGGCGGCCGGCATCACCTCCATGGGGGCCGACGTCCAACTGGTCGGCCCGCTGCCGACGCCGGGCATCTCCTTTTTGACCACCGGAATGCGCGCCGATGCCGGTATTGTCATCAGCGCAAGTCACAATGCCTACCAGGACAACGGCATCAAAATCTTTGCCTCCGACGGCTTCAAACTTCCGGACCAGGTGGAACTGGCCATCGAAGATCTGGTGCTGGGCGAGGATAATCTCCAACCCAATACCGACCGTATCGGCAAAGCCTCGCGTATCGACGATGCCACCGGCCGTTACATCGTCTTTTTGAAAAACACCTTCCCCCGCGATCTCACCCTGGACGGGCTGCGTGTGGTGGTCGACTGCGCCAATGGCGCCGCCTACAAGGTCGCCCCGGCGGTGCTCCGCGAGCTGGGAGCCGAGGTCTTCACCCTGGGAGTCGATCCGGACGGCTACAACATCAACCAGGACTGCGGAAGCCTTCACCCCCACAACACTGCCCGCCGCGTGCGTGAGACCCGGGCCGATGTCGGAATCACCCTTGATGGGGATGCCGACCGCCTGATCCTGATCGACGAAAACGGCGACATTGTTGACGGTGACGGCATCCTAGCCCTCTGCGCGATTCACCTCCATGAGCAAGGCAAGCTCGCCGACAACACCCTGGTAACCACCGTCATGAGCAATGTCGGGTTGGAGGTCGCCCTGCAAAAGCGTGGCATCCGCCTGGTGCGCACGGCCGTGGGCGACCGCTACGTGGTCGAGGAGATGCGCAAAGGCGGTTACACCCTGGGCGGCGAACAAAGCGGCCATATGGTCTTCCTGGAGCACTCCACCACCGGCGATGGCATGCTCGCCGCCCTGCAGGTGCTCGCGATCATGCAACGCCACCGGACCTCGCTGAGCAAACTTGCCCGGGTCATGACGCCCTTCCCCCAGGTGCTCTTGAACCTGGAGGTCAGCGAGAAGCCCCCGCTCGAAGAGCTGGAGGCTTTTCAGAAGATGGTCCGCCAGGTGGAGAGCGAACTCGCCGGAGAAGGCCGTGTGTTGGCCCGTTACTCCGGCACCGAGTCCAAGGCCCGCATCATGGTCGAAGGCCCCGACCCCGCCCGAGTTCGCACCTATGCCGAAGAGCTTCAGAAGACCCTGCGCCAGCTCATCGGCGCCTGA
- the cdaA gene encoding diadenylate cyclase CdaA has protein sequence MEPLFDIFRVDSGWQAFLTILDMAIVFFVIYRVLLLIKGTRALQMLFGLIFILIFFYISQEDYLNLATTHWLIDMFIANLIIIVVIIFQHDIRRALAQVGRAPILGGTRSYEETSVLEEVVKACVMLSSRKLGALIAIEREADLSHFTEEGIKLDAVVTKDVLFTLFLPEHQNPLHDGAVIIQKGRVSAAGCFLPLTINPRVEKTLGTRHRAGIGVTEDTDSAVAIVSEETGTISVAYEGELYRDLDANEMRSLLQKIYRAGSSTPSTRSLMARLKAGLQDSASPAPTSTDHKDHQKEDSKTDEVSS, from the coding sequence ATGGAGCCCCTTTTTGACATCTTCCGGGTGGACTCGGGCTGGCAAGCCTTCCTCACCATCCTGGACATGGCGATCGTCTTTTTCGTCATCTACCGCGTCCTCTTGCTCATCAAGGGTACGCGCGCGCTGCAGATGCTCTTCGGGCTGATCTTCATCCTGATCTTTTTCTACATCTCACAGGAAGACTACCTCAATCTGGCCACGACCCACTGGTTGATCGATATGTTTATCGCCAACCTGATCATCATCGTGGTCATCATCTTCCAGCATGATATCCGCCGCGCATTGGCCCAGGTCGGCCGGGCTCCCATCCTGGGCGGAACCCGCTCCTATGAGGAAACCTCCGTCCTGGAAGAGGTCGTCAAGGCCTGCGTGATGCTCTCCAGCCGCAAACTCGGTGCCCTCATCGCCATTGAGCGCGAGGCCGACTTAAGTCACTTCACCGAAGAGGGCATCAAGCTCGATGCGGTGGTGACCAAAGACGTCCTCTTCACCCTCTTTTTGCCCGAACATCAGAACCCCTTGCATGACGGCGCGGTCATCATCCAGAAGGGTCGCGTCTCGGCGGCCGGCTGTTTCTTGCCCCTGACGATCAACCCGCGGGTGGAGAAAACCCTGGGCACTCGCCATCGCGCCGGCATCGGGGTCACCGAAGACACCGACTCCGCGGTGGCCATCGTCAGCGAAGAGACCGGCACCATCTCGGTGGCCTACGAAGGCGAGCTTTATCGGGATCTGGATGCCAACGAGATGCGCTCACTGCTGCAAAAGATCTACCGCGCCGGATCCAGCACGCCCTCCACCCGCTCGTTAATGGCGCGTCTGAAAGCCGGCCTCCAGGACAGCGCTTCGCCTGCGCCAACGAGCACTGACCACAAAGATCACCAGAAAGAGGACTCGAAGACCGATGAGGTGTCCTCGTGA